CTCACGCTCCCCGCACGTTCGCGACACCGCGTAACCGCACTTCCTACCGTTGCAGTACATAGTCCAGGTCGGCTCCTGGAAGAGCTTCCTGTGCCGGCCGCCGTGAGAGGCGGCGGAGAGGACCTTCTCGCACTCGAGCGCGATGCGGACGAGGCCGGAGGACATCTCCTTGACGAGAGAGGCGGTAGAGATGGCGAGCTCGAGGAGGAGGAGAGGCTCCTCCCGCGGGTCGAGCTGGACGGCGAAGGAGATATGGCCGCGGCGGTGGCCAAAGAGTGTTCCGGTGACTTTTCGACCAGTGGAAGGGGTTATGGAGAAGTTGGAAGGTATAGTGAAAAATTTGCATGCTGGGATCATTGTAGGGAAGGTGAAGATGCACAGGAAAGAGCGCATTAGAACTGAGagtttgttgttattgttggttcttgttcttcttgttgttggtggtggtggtgatgattGGTTATTcttgaaggaggaggaggaggagatggagggggagGAACCTCGCCGTACGAGGAGCTTTTCGGCAACGTCGTCGGGGTCGGAGAGGCGGAAGAGGGCGTGGTGGTTGGAAGGGGTTATTCTTCTGGTGCTTGTTAATCTTGTGGCGATGGTGCTGGTGCTTCTTTGGAGGATGaggttttgttcttgttttctcATGATGTATACGTGAGTGTTAATTACTTTAGTTTGTTATGGAAATGGAGAAGGTTGAAGTTCTAAAAGAGAATGAGGTATTGAATTTTTTGGGAAAGAAAAGTGTTGGTTAGGAAGAGTGTGATTGAAGCTAACGAAGTTTTTTTTCCACCTTCTTTTAAGGGTCCTACTCTCCAGTCCAACATTATTATAATCTATGAGTAAACGGTTATTATTTGTTCTTTAAATTGAtcttaaagattttttaataaaatttattgtttaaaaattttaaattaatcatgtttttatgttagttttttttatcattttgtttGTTCATGGTGtgaaaatttattaatgtaaTACGTTGAATGACACCTCAACACATATCTAAAAATCTTAATTGAAtattaatatgattaatttataaaattagatcaaattaattttaaattgaagatttttaatatcttaAGTTCTTTCACAattaagttttgattttgatttaatttcataaatttattatattgatAGTCAATTAAGAATTTTAAATGTGTATTGGAATGTCACTTAACGTGTTACATTAGTAAATTTTGATGCCATTAACAAACAAAATGACGGAAGAACTaacataactaatttaaaatttttaaaaattaaatttgattaaaaaaaattgggacCAATTTGAAGAACGAATAATCttttaaggactaatttgattatttattttataatatataaattttgtgaAAGTCTAAGTAAAAGCATTTGGGTGTATATGCTAAATGTTAGAATTtaacgaaataaataaatggGAGAGAAAACATTTTATGATTGATATTTATGTGAGACTAatatagatataaaaaattttagagaacTAATTATAATGTAATCCAACTCAATTCAGTTAactttttttgtttctaatttaaaatttcagaaaataaaaataatggggagttgtttttttttttttatgtaactaCTAACTAGTATGTTTTTTAACTAGTTGATTATAATTGGTTGTATTTCAAGTTGGTTCCTAGCAAAATTCGATAGGAGAAACATATGGAAGATTAACCTCATATGTGTGACGTGTAATTATATTGGGGATTATGTTATTGGTGGGTTCTCGCTACCATGTATCGCTGCATTTTGATTCTGAAATATGGTAGGTATGgtcaaataatttgaatttttaagaatggtTAAGCCAATTTAAAGAGAGCATTGTACTCTACTATTGTGCCCTGAGTGATTTGAAACCTCTGTTCCGCGAGGACCTTTATAGAGAAACCAGGAATCGAACAACAAGAAGTTTTGAGAGAAGTAGTTAAGGAAAACTCAAAATCCTGATCTAATAAGTTTTGAGAAAGAGgatattgttttttttaaagaGGTGGATGTGATTTATTAGAAAACTGCCACGGAAGTCTAATCGGGAGACTTATGGCAAATAGAGATTTAGAGGTGGAACAGTGGAGACTGCCTTTGGTGCAATATGGAACCATCCAAAAAAATTGCTTGTTAAAACTTACGGAgtaaacattttttaaattttccttGTAAAGGAATTTAATACATTTTTTGAAAAGTAAGAGGTACGGTGATCAAGACCAGGccttaaaattagatataaccAAGGTCTACGATAGGGTGGAATAGAAATTTGTTTGAACAGTTACGGAGAAATTTGGATTTTGTAAAAGATGGCTAGATTGGATTAAGGAGTACATTATTGATGCGTggatatcttttttatttttttctagtgaatttgtatttaaattgttgactataatcaagaattaattatcttttagtcaCTATGGATGTTACTTTGAGTCTcgtacaattttatttattttaggtagcatttgtcTGGATTTGATGGAGAGAAAGCTTGCACAAatagaaggagcacaagaattaaaggagataaTTAGTGAAGAGCGACGCATGCGCTTGACACGTGCACGTGATTTGGAGATCTGTACAGTGACTCGTGCGCATacctaacgcgtacgcgtgacacgcgaAGAAGACCATCAACGCATAcacgtggttgacgcgtacacgtgacatgcGTCACGTGCAAAAAatgcagaaaacgctggggcgatttctgggtcccattttggcactcaagtaaGGCGCTGCTCTTCACCAAGTTAGGCATGGATCCTACGAAACAAGTGGTCTCCATCCATCAATTGAAAACTTGCTGATTGctataattaattctgatttaaatttaaatttgattttaaaataggaaaagatattattttagttttaggaaatagattttaaattaaagggGATTGGATTCCACTTTATATTCCGTACTTTACAGTTGAccaaaatctttattttctttctgaaccatgagcaactaaacctccagtgtcaaggttaggagctttgtctattgtatggattgatactattatttttttattttaattcatgttttgatttatatttcaagaattgttttcgttctttaacttatgaatttgggtggaacagaagtatgaccctctttctaattgagttcttgtataacttggaaaagctctttacttgaacaacagcttgaaaataatttctcctaaattctaattatctggatttaacgggatacgtgacatataatccttttatatttggataattaggactttgtggcataataactagaattaaacttcactccctaattggaattaattgatcaaggaattggcgatTGATGaaagttagaggagactagaaaggtctaaggaattagagtctagtcacatatagtttgccatgaattaaatattGTATGATTAAAATActtagtaagaaaaatcaatccggaaaatagataactctgaagtctTAACTGCCTTCTTTATATTGTTTTCACCtcaatttattgcttgctctcTGGTTCTCTaaattactgtttaatgcttttgaacactcaaacactattttctgcttgcctaactaagccaatcactcaaCCAtcgttgcttgatccatcaatccttgtgggatcgaccctcactcaacTGAGGTATTATttggtacgacctggtgcacttgccggttagtttgtggttgtaaattccgcaccaagttttttgcaccattgccagggattgatattgattaacaactattagttgtttgattgcttagattaggcattttacttttaattttatttaaattttgcttTAGTATTTtcgagaaaaatataaaataaaaaagcctaatactaatatttttcttaatttgtaaaattaagtttggtgttccctaTTTAGTCTTAATTTTAatagtaatttttgaattttagtgtTTGTTTTATTCAATACTTTTATCTCTTTACACATGTTACCTTATTGGGAATTCTCTGCACTATGACGTAGAAAGTtccatcttttcttgttttctgtctGTTTATACGCAGGAATAGAGACAaggaacatctcttagactttgatcctgaacttgaaagAACTTTCAGGCGGCGTTTGTAACAAGCAAaactttacaaggctgcagaatccactatggatcctaACGATGCTGCtaatgccaatgtggcaaatccgaatgggaatgagcaacaaaggagagtacttggCTCTTACTCTGCTCCTACTGCggatctttatggaaaaagcattgtgttgcctcctatagctgcgaacaactttgagttggaGCCACAATTGGTCACCCTAGTGCAACAAAACTGtcagtatcatggtcttccccacgaagacccaaatcaatttattttcaattttctgcagatttgtgatactgtgaagacaaatggagtgtaCCCAGAGGTGTACAAACTGATGCTCTTCCCGTTTGTTCTGAGGaatggagcaaagctatggctagattcccaaccCAAGGAGAATTTGGATACTTGGGACAAGGTTGTTACTAAGTTctttactaaatttttcccaccaaagaagctgactaagcttagggtggaggttcagacccTCAGGTagaaggatggtgaaactctttatgaagcttcggagagatacaagctactgactaggcaatgtcttccggacatgttctccaagtggacccaactagatatcttttatgaaggtttgggtgaaatgtccaagatgtgcttagataattctgctGGTGGTTcactgcacaagaagaagatacgggaggagactattgagcttattgaattaaTTGCTAGCaataaatatttatactcatctaacaggaatcctgtgaactctgaggctCCTTAGAAGAAGGGTGTTATGGAAGTAGAAGCTCTaaatgctattcttgctcagaacaagcttatgtctcagtaaataagtctacttactcaacacatgggtggcatgcaagtctcagctaccaacacccaaaatccacctcaaGAGATCTCCTATGACATGACAGGTAATTTTGTACAAAATgagaattatgattatgctcaatcttTTTCTGAataggtaaattacatggggagtggtccTAGAAACCCCAATAATGATCCATACTCTAAAACATACGATCTTGGGTGGATGGACCAACCTCA
The genomic region above belongs to Arachis duranensis cultivar V14167 chromosome 3, aradu.V14167.gnm2.J7QH, whole genome shotgun sequence and contains:
- the LOC107474565 gene encoding protein MIZU-KUSSEI 1, with protein sequence MRKQEQNLILQRSTSTIATRLTSTRRITPSNHHALFRLSDPDDVAEKLLVRRGSSPSISSSSSFKNNQSSPPPPTTRRTRTNNNNKLSVLMRSFLCIFTFPTMIPACKFFTIPSNFSITPSTGRKVTGTLFGHRRGHISFAVQLDPREEPLLLLELAISTASLVKEMSSGLVRIALECEKVLSAASHGGRHRKLFQEPTWTMYCNGRKCGYAVSRTCGEREWHVLRTVQSVSVGAGVIPLLEDGEKESNGGSEGELMYMRARFERVVGSRDSEAFYMLNPDGSGGPELSIFLLRI